One Festucalex cinctus isolate MCC-2025b chromosome 1, RoL_Fcin_1.0, whole genome shotgun sequence genomic region harbors:
- the prkab2 gene encoding 5'-AMP-activated protein kinase subunit beta-2 produces MGNTSDRVSADRHGAKAQRSDSGGGHKDLEPSSKMVDSTDDPNIFNTRGLESKVLGEKEFTPDLDDLVKTVPQARPTVIRWAGGGKEVYIAGSFNNWSNKIPLNKSHNDFVAILDLPEGEHQYKFFVDGQWVHDPSEPVVTSQLGTINNLIQVKKSDFEVFDALQVDSLECSDTSDLSSSPPGPYGQSQYVFRPEGHFKAPPILPPHLLQVILNKDTNISCDPALLPEPNHVMLNHLYALSIKDGVMVLSATHRYKKKYVTSLLYKPI; encoded by the exons ATGGGCAACACAAGCGACAGGGTGTCTGCCGACCGCCATGGTGCCAAAGCTCAGCGCTCCGACAGTGGCGGGGGTCACAAGGACCTCGAGCCCAGCAGCAAGATGGTGGACAGCACGGACGACCCCAACATCTTCAACACGCGCGGGCTGGAGTCCAAA GTGTTGGGAGAGAAAGAATTCACCCCAGATCTGGACGACCTGGTGAAAACTGTCCCTCAGGCTCGTCCCACGGTTATCCGATGGGCTGGAGGAGGGAAGGAGGTCTACATTGCTGGCTCATTTAATAACTGGAGCAACAAGATACCGCTcaataaaag CCACAATGATTTTGTAGCAATCCTGGACTTGCCTGAAGGCGAGCACCAGTACAAGTTTTTCGTGGACGGGCAGTGGGTGCACGATCCCTCTGAG CCAGTAGTGACGAGCCAGCTCGGCACCATCAACAACTTGATTCAGGTGAAGAAGTCCGACTTTGAGGTGTTTGATGCCCTGCAGGTCGACTCGCTGGAGTGCTCTGACACATCGG ATCTGTCCAGCTCCCCTCCGGGTCCGTACGGGCAGAGTCAATACGTGTTCCGACCCGAGGGGCATTTCAAAGCTCCGCCCATCCTCCCCCCTCACCTTCTTCAGGTTATCCTCAACAAGGACACCAATATTTCA TGTGACCCCGCCCTGCTGCCTGAACCCAACCACGTTATGCTCAACCATCTCTACGCGCTCTCCATAAAG GACGGCGTGATGGTGCTGAGCGCCACCCACCGCTACAAGAAGAAATACGTCACCTCGCTGCTCTACAAGCCCATCTAA